A single genomic interval of Rosistilla ulvae harbors:
- a CDS encoding ABC transporter ATP-binding protein: MTSADPHHPTIQYAVEAVDVHHRYDDHVALDGVNLQIPQGKIFALLGPNGSGKTTLFRLLATLMPLQRGQLSVSGASVESVMEVRRRIGIVFQSPSLDKKLTVLENLRCQAALYGIHGAALRQREEEVLQRLRLSDRRNDYCEKLSGGLKRRVELAKGMLHQPQVLLLDEPSTGLDPGARLDLWEALKEFSQQGLSVVLTTHLLEEAEKADQIAILSEGKVIAEGAPDRLRSQMGAGLITITTDQPEAVCQQLQQMGIEGQALHNQVRIQSDQPGPMIPELLTTLGDQATSISIGRPSLEDVFIAKTGYQFWSGE; encoded by the coding sequence ATGACCTCCGCAGATCCTCATCATCCGACAATCCAATACGCTGTCGAAGCTGTCGACGTGCACCATCGCTACGATGACCACGTCGCCTTGGACGGCGTCAACTTGCAGATTCCGCAAGGCAAGATCTTTGCTTTGTTAGGCCCCAACGGCAGCGGCAAAACCACACTTTTCCGCTTGCTGGCGACGCTGATGCCGCTGCAACGCGGGCAATTGAGCGTCTCGGGCGCGAGCGTCGAATCGGTGATGGAAGTCCGTCGCCGGATCGGAATCGTGTTCCAATCACCCAGCTTGGACAAGAAGCTGACGGTGCTGGAGAACCTGCGTTGCCAAGCGGCGTTGTATGGAATCCATGGCGCCGCGCTGCGGCAGCGGGAAGAAGAAGTCCTGCAGCGTTTGCGGCTCTCCGACCGCCGAAATGATTATTGCGAAAAACTCTCCGGCGGTCTGAAGCGACGCGTCGAACTGGCCAAGGGAATGCTGCACCAACCACAGGTGCTGCTGCTGGATGAACCGAGCACCGGCTTGGATCCAGGAGCTCGGCTGGACCTCTGGGAAGCGCTTAAAGAGTTCTCGCAGCAGGGGCTGTCGGTCGTCCTGACGACGCATCTGTTGGAAGAGGCTGAGAAAGCAGATCAGATCGCGATCTTAAGCGAAGGGAAAGTGATCGCCGAAGGGGCACCGGATCGCTTGCGATCGCAGATGGGGGCGGGCTTGATCACGATCACCACCGACCAGCCCGAAGCGGTTTGCCAACAACTTCAGCAGATGGGCATCGAGGGGCAAGCGTTACACAACCAAGTTCGCATTCAAAGCGATCAGCCCGGTCCGATGATCCCTGAACTGTTGACGACGCTGGGTGACCAAGCGACTTCGATCTCGATCGGCCGGCCGAGTCTTGAAGATGTCTTTATCGCAAAGACCGGTTATCAATTCTGGTCGGGCGAATAG
- the cyoE gene encoding heme o synthase, whose amino-acid sequence MSGDLVVLDRPERLSTVVRPTRVAIASEGNSIDAADSPHRGRAAAGAHSLKASIRGLYDLTKPRIVMMILITTGMSAMFLAGTDLSLWMLMHLMIGTAAVAGSASVMNQFIEREADAKMMRTMKRPLPSGVVSPGAALIFGITIGLLGTAYLAINVGQSTAFVGVATWVGYVMLYTPLKQKTAWNTTVGAIAGALPMMMGFAAAGGSLTDPRGWLLVAVLFLWQYPHFMAIAWMYRGQYADAGFKMTPVVEPTGKSAGWQAIAGALALPAVLITLVLPYNYAPLFAILAVAASFGMIRSSFRFCGSPNDVTARQLLMSSLVQLPASLAVLIAARLLG is encoded by the coding sequence ATGAGTGGCGATCTTGTCGTATTGGATCGACCGGAACGACTTAGCACCGTCGTGCGACCAACTCGTGTGGCGATCGCATCGGAAGGCAATTCGATCGACGCAGCGGATTCGCCGCATCGCGGACGTGCTGCCGCTGGCGCTCATTCGCTGAAGGCGTCGATTCGCGGGCTGTACGATCTGACCAAGCCGCGGATCGTGATGATGATCCTGATCACCACCGGCATGTCGGCGATGTTCTTGGCGGGCACCGACCTTTCGCTGTGGATGCTGATGCATCTGATGATCGGCACCGCCGCGGTCGCCGGCAGCGCCAGCGTGATGAACCAGTTCATCGAGCGCGAAGCCGATGCGAAGATGATGCGGACGATGAAGCGACCGCTGCCCAGCGGCGTCGTCTCTCCGGGAGCCGCTTTGATTTTCGGAATCACGATCGGCCTGCTGGGGACCGCTTACCTAGCGATCAACGTCGGCCAGAGTACCGCGTTTGTTGGTGTCGCGACGTGGGTCGGTTATGTGATGCTGTACACGCCGCTGAAACAGAAGACCGCTTGGAACACGACCGTCGGTGCGATCGCCGGCGCGTTGCCGATGATGATGGGATTTGCAGCCGCTGGCGGCAGTCTGACCGATCCTCGCGGATGGCTTCTGGTCGCCGTGTTGTTCTTGTGGCAATACCCTCACTTCATGGCGATCGCTTGGATGTACCGCGGCCAATACGCCGACGCGGGCTTTAAGATGACGCCCGTTGTCGAACCGACGGGCAAGAGTGCCGGATGGCAAGCGATTGCCGGAGCGTTGGCTTTGCCAGCCGTTTTGATCACGCTCGTCCTTCCCTACAACTACGCTCCGCTGTTTGCGATCCTCGCCGTGGCAGCCTCCTTCGGGATGATTCGCAGCTCGTTCCGTTTCTGCGGCAGCCCCAACGACGTCACCGCGCGACAGTTGTTGATGTCGTCGCTGGTCCAGTTGCCCGCCTCGCTGGCCGTTTTGATCGCCGCGCGACTGCTCGGTTAA
- a CDS encoding COX15/CtaA family protein: MNREQEPILDELKDETPATDEAGSPWRSPWVHRWAVLLVWLTWPLIWVGGLVTTYDAGMAVPDWPATYGYNMFLYPWTTWLLGPFDLLIEHGHRLLASLVGLITIAMLVAAVWSRQPRWIVRLCIVALVGVILQGALGGARVVMDARTVAMIHGCFGPAFFVLCWMIAGVSSRWWQATDAPSVPRNTVRWGAALAISSYLQLVLGAQLRHMPVDAGDSFFRHIVFSHLTGAALVAVLAVITAWKLRRCGDLTLSRIGLGLIGLLILQWSLGLGTWFVNYGSPWALSQWPSLARYVIVAKGWTESMVVTGHMATGSLILALACWTWLRASRRCENSSFAKPAFD; this comes from the coding sequence GTGAATCGCGAACAGGAACCGATCTTGGACGAACTGAAAGACGAAACACCCGCGACCGACGAAGCTGGTTCGCCGTGGCGATCTCCATGGGTTCATCGCTGGGCCGTGCTGTTGGTCTGGCTGACCTGGCCGCTGATTTGGGTCGGTGGGCTGGTGACGACTTACGACGCCGGGATGGCGGTCCCCGATTGGCCGGCGACCTACGGATATAATATGTTCCTGTATCCCTGGACAACTTGGTTGCTGGGCCCCTTCGATTTGTTGATCGAACACGGGCATCGGTTGCTGGCGTCGCTGGTTGGTCTGATCACGATCGCGATGTTGGTCGCGGCCGTCTGGTCGCGGCAGCCTCGCTGGATCGTGCGACTGTGCATCGTCGCTCTGGTCGGCGTGATCTTGCAAGGTGCGCTCGGCGGCGCTCGCGTCGTGATGGACGCGCGAACTGTGGCGATGATCCACGGCTGCTTTGGCCCCGCGTTTTTTGTCCTCTGTTGGATGATCGCTGGGGTCAGTTCGCGGTGGTGGCAAGCAACTGACGCCCCAAGTGTTCCCAGGAATACTGTCCGCTGGGGGGCGGCGTTGGCGATCAGCAGCTACTTGCAACTGGTTCTAGGAGCTCAACTACGTCACATGCCCGTCGACGCAGGGGACTCGTTTTTCCGTCACATCGTCTTTTCCCACCTTACCGGAGCCGCCCTGGTTGCGGTTTTGGCAGTCATTACCGCCTGGAAGTTGCGTCGCTGCGGCGATTTGACGCTATCCAGAATCGGGTTGGGGCTGATAGGATTGCTGATCTTGCAGTGGTCGTTGGGACTGGGGACGTGGTTTGTAAACTACGGTTCGCCGTGGGCCCTGAGTCAATGGCCGTCGCTGGCACGGTATGTGATCGTAGCCAAAGGATGGACCGAATCGATGGTCGTGACAGGGCATATGGCGACGGGATCGTTGATCCTGGCGCTGGCCTGCTGGACTTGGTTGCGAGCCTCGCGACGCTGCGAAAACTCCTCATTTGCGAAACCCGCGTTCGATTGA
- a CDS encoding c-type cytochrome, protein MNRVFAHKMEIHGAELDSAIDDTQIAITQLFGTPDQPLLPAVLTDNPDFQSLIQLENLQRAAGAVASDRDGTDRGLFRKHCSQCHGISGDGNGPASNLLNPYPRDFRMGVFKFKSTQYGAKPTVDDLVRTLRHGMPGTSMPSFHLYPDEDLTALAQYVIYLTLRGEVERAMYRDAANELGYGDPDQTPQDRLLAEELKESDPEAYQEQWDAIEDYVVAAASRWIDAPEQVVAIAPPPEKIPAWPLAADATADQQAEMAASIARGRALFGGKVANCAICHGADGHGDGQVNDYDDWTKEWTMRNGLDPKDPEKKQVVREYLALGAHKPRNILPRDMRAGAFRGGDQPQDIYRRIVQGIDGTPMPAINLVEQPSGSGLTTGDVWDIVHYVLSLSQTGRGEAL, encoded by the coding sequence ATGAACCGGGTCTTCGCGCATAAGATGGAGATCCACGGCGCCGAATTGGACTCCGCGATCGACGACACTCAAATCGCGATCACTCAGTTGTTCGGCACCCCCGACCAGCCACTGCTGCCGGCGGTGCTTACCGATAACCCCGATTTTCAATCGCTGATCCAGCTCGAAAATCTGCAACGCGCCGCCGGAGCGGTTGCCAGCGATCGCGACGGTACCGATCGCGGGCTGTTTCGCAAACATTGCTCCCAGTGCCATGGGATCAGCGGCGATGGGAACGGGCCGGCCTCCAACCTGTTGAATCCCTATCCTCGCGATTTCCGGATGGGCGTGTTCAAGTTCAAGTCGACGCAGTACGGCGCCAAGCCGACGGTCGACGATCTGGTTCGGACGCTGCGGCACGGAATGCCCGGCACGTCGATGCCTTCCTTCCATCTCTATCCCGACGAAGATCTGACGGCGCTGGCGCAATACGTGATCTATTTAACGCTCCGCGGCGAGGTGGAACGGGCGATGTATCGCGACGCGGCCAACGAACTCGGCTATGGCGATCCCGACCAAACGCCGCAGGATCGATTGCTGGCGGAGGAGCTAAAGGAGAGCGATCCCGAAGCGTATCAGGAGCAATGGGATGCGATCGAGGATTACGTCGTCGCGGCGGCGAGCCGTTGGATCGACGCTCCCGAACAGGTTGTCGCGATCGCGCCTCCGCCGGAAAAGATTCCGGCCTGGCCCTTGGCTGCCGATGCGACCGCCGATCAACAGGCGGAGATGGCCGCGTCGATCGCTCGCGGCAGAGCGTTGTTCGGCGGCAAAGTCGCCAACTGTGCGATCTGCCATGGAGCCGATGGACACGGCGACGGACAGGTCAACGACTACGACGATTGGACCAAAGAGTGGACGATGCGGAACGGGCTGGATCCGAAAGACCCTGAAAAGAAGCAGGTCGTTCGGGAATACCTGGCTCTTGGAGCTCATAAGCCGCGGAACATCCTGCCTCGCGACATGCGTGCCGGTGCGTTTCGCGGCGGCGACCAACCGCAGGACATCTACCGACGGATCGTGCAGGGGATCGATGGAACGCCGATGCCCGCGATCAATCTTGTCGAACAACCCAGCGGCAGCGGGCTGACCACTGGCGACGTCTGGGACATCGTCCATTACGTGCTTTCGCTTTCGCAAACCGGGCGAGGCGAAGCGCTGTGA
- a CDS encoding type II toxin-antitoxin system HicB family antitoxin, translated as MQTKYLIVIEKTPNNLSAFCPDLPGCVATGATQAEVEQRMRDAIRMHLNGMLEDGEPIPAPSCVADYVEA; from the coding sequence ATGCAAACCAAGTACCTGATCGTCATCGAGAAAACGCCCAACAATCTATCGGCGTTCTGCCCAGACCTTCCCGGGTGTGTGGCTACCGGTGCTACGCAGGCCGAGGTCGAGCAACGGATGCGTGACGCGATCCGCATGCATCTCAACGGTATGCTAGAGGATGGTGAACCGATACCGGCGCCATCCTGCGTCGCAGATTATGTTGAGGCGTAG
- a CDS encoding alpha/beta hydrolase family esterase, translated as MKRMLRFAIIGVVIAVGGMVGYAQFGLRAAQTGVSATFEHQGRPREYRLHVPEGLEPGDPVPLLVCLHGGGSNSRVASAMGFSKLADRKKFIVAYPNAIEKHWNDGRDSPMFADQDDKVDDVDFIMKIVQRIRRSHSIDANRIFATGVSNGGFMTQRLAMEKPETFSAVAVCIATMGEAISQRFDPALPVSVLYLNGTEDPLVPYDGGPVGKGLGPRLNRVAGNPIAPRGLAISTDDAVQLWVERNKTASEPTVKKLADKNQEDRSYIEYYHWDGGQRGTVVGLYKVVGGGHALPGGRQYYPVKVIGRPNQDAQGPELVWDFLIQHPRQPKPSSTE; from the coding sequence ATGAAACGCATGCTGCGCTTCGCGATCATCGGAGTCGTCATCGCTGTGGGAGGAATGGTCGGCTATGCCCAGTTTGGGCTGCGAGCCGCTCAGACCGGCGTCAGCGCAACGTTTGAACACCAAGGCCGACCGCGAGAGTATCGGCTGCACGTTCCCGAGGGGCTCGAGCCAGGGGATCCGGTGCCGCTGCTGGTCTGCCTGCACGGTGGAGGTTCCAATTCGCGGGTCGCTTCGGCGATGGGGTTCTCGAAGCTGGCCGATCGCAAAAAGTTCATCGTCGCGTATCCCAACGCCATCGAGAAGCATTGGAACGACGGCCGCGACTCACCGATGTTTGCCGACCAGGACGACAAGGTGGACGATGTCGACTTCATCATGAAGATCGTCCAACGGATACGGCGATCGCACTCCATCGATGCCAACCGAATCTTTGCAACAGGGGTGTCCAATGGCGGTTTCATGACGCAACGCTTGGCGATGGAAAAACCGGAGACCTTCTCTGCCGTCGCTGTTTGTATTGCCACGATGGGCGAAGCGATCAGCCAACGTTTCGATCCCGCGTTGCCGGTTTCGGTCCTCTACCTGAACGGGACCGAAGACCCGTTGGTCCCTTACGATGGCGGACCTGTCGGCAAGGGACTGGGGCCGCGGCTGAATCGGGTCGCAGGCAACCCGATCGCGCCGCGAGGACTCGCGATCAGCACCGACGACGCCGTCCAGCTTTGGGTCGAGCGAAACAAGACCGCCTCGGAACCAACGGTGAAGAAACTGGCTGACAAGAATCAAGAGGACCGATCGTACATCGAATACTACCACTGGGACGGCGGGCAGCGTGGCACCGTGGTTGGACTCTATAAAGTGGTCGGCGGAGGACACGCGCTCCCCGGCGGCCGGCAGTATTATCCGGTCAAAGTCATCGGACGCCCCAACCAGGACGCCCAAGGACCGGAGCTCGTTTGGGACTTTTTGATTCAGCACCCCCGCCAGCCCAAGCCCTCGTCGACCGAATAG
- a CDS encoding TIR domain-containing protein, whose product MALISIAEVDAVHKRKYGRQLIAKSASAILEEETKRHPMNYTFDIFLSHSYSDAQLSRDRLLGLKGLLEEFNYSVYVDWIIDNHLNRENVNERTAATLRVRMAHSRCLMFATSQNSHHSKWMPWELGFKDGHSSEDGGLGMVAILPLAQAAGRRGYDGQEYLGMYPYIDKANDTNGNLKLWVYEDPDTYVSFDAWLSGTKPYKRT is encoded by the coding sequence GTGGCGCTAATTTCCATCGCAGAAGTCGATGCGGTTCACAAACGCAAATACGGACGCCAGCTCATCGCCAAATCCGCTTCGGCGATTCTCGAAGAGGAGACAAAGCGTCACCCGATGAACTACACGTTCGACATCTTCCTTTCCCACAGCTACTCCGATGCCCAACTCAGCCGAGACAGACTGCTTGGCCTCAAAGGCCTGCTAGAAGAGTTCAACTATTCGGTTTACGTCGACTGGATTATCGACAATCACCTCAATCGCGAGAACGTTAACGAACGTACGGCTGCAACATTACGCGTCCGCATGGCTCACAGCCGTTGCCTGATGTTCGCAACCTCCCAGAACTCGCACCATTCAAAATGGATGCCATGGGAACTCGGTTTCAAAGACGGTCACTCTTCCGAGGATGGTGGCCTTGGGATGGTGGCGATCCTGCCATTGGCGCAGGCTGCGGGGCGTCGTGGTTATGATGGTCAAGAGTACCTTGGGATGTACCCATACATCGACAAGGCGAATGACACGAATGGCAATCTGAAACTTTGGGTTTACGAAGACCCCGACACCTACGTGTCGTTTGATGCTTGGCTGTCCGGCACAAAACCATACAAGCGAACCTAA
- a CDS encoding SMI1/KNR4 family protein, whose translation MQNILDRVAKHLADAGIVLSVELNPPATTGDIDAAQSRIGFALPPAYVEFVTQFANGLTLYWTSDDDPFGSFELEPVANSVGGALEMRDWRFYDDDAARKYGFPYTDDSDLALVTNRLMHNWIPLHAEGNGDNFSLNLNPEGFGNVLFDHHSWLDGGTGANGFLMANDFTSFFESWSTVCFAQPKSLWWKSVLTDGGVDWASDQFDDRFRLKP comes from the coding sequence GTGCAGAACATTCTCGATCGTGTAGCGAAACACCTCGCCGATGCAGGCATTGTCTTGAGCGTCGAGCTTAATCCTCCCGCCACCACCGGTGACATCGACGCCGCTCAATCGCGGATTGGGTTTGCGCTGCCACCCGCCTACGTTGAGTTCGTCACGCAATTTGCCAACGGCTTAACGCTGTATTGGACGAGCGATGACGACCCTTTCGGTTCTTTTGAGCTTGAACCCGTTGCCAACTCTGTTGGCGGCGCTCTGGAGATGCGTGATTGGCGATTCTACGATGATGATGCGGCCCGCAAATATGGTTTCCCGTACACGGACGATTCCGATTTGGCACTTGTCACCAACCGGTTGATGCACAACTGGATTCCACTCCACGCCGAGGGTAACGGCGACAACTTTTCACTCAACCTTAATCCTGAGGGTTTCGGTAACGTCTTATTCGACCATCACAGCTGGCTCGACGGCGGCACTGGTGCCAACGGCTTCCTAATGGCAAACGATTTCACGAGCTTCTTCGAGTCGTGGTCAACCGTTTGCTTCGCTCAGCCCAAGAGCCTTTGGTGGAAATCCGTCCTAACCGATGGCGGCGTTGACTGGGCGTCTGACCAATTCGACGATCGTTTCCGATTGAAACCGTAG
- a CDS encoding IS630 family transposase (programmed frameshift): MKKYIVRLSDTEREELKAIVKKLKGSSQKVRRALILLKADTEGPGWTDAKIAEALACRIQTVENLRKRLVTEGFDTALHGKPRLSAPREKTLDGKQEAKVIALRLGKPPKGFASWSLRLLADHVVELGIVDSISYETVRQTLKKTGMTNRKIQYWVIPPDADSEFVACMEEVLDTYEEPYDSDYPVVCMDEQPVQLHKETRTPIPATRNHARRVDYEYERCGTASVFMFTEPLAGWREVTVRPKRTKVDWAIEMEALLTTRYKKAKKIILVCDNLNTHTKGAFYEAFKPEKARALVRRIEFRYTPKHGSWLNAAENELSSMTRQCINGRRFATIAPLRKETQAWSSHSNRRQRGVDWQFQVKDARTKLKSLYPKIKA; this comes from the exons ATTAAGAAGTATATCGTTCGGCTTTCGGATACAGAACGGGAAGAACTGAAGGCGATTGTAAAGAAGCTGAAAGGCTCCTCGCAGAAGGTACGGCGGGCGCTGATCCTTCTCAAAGCTGACACGGAAGGACCTGGCTGGACCGACGCCAAAATCGCGGAAGCTTTGGCGTGTCGGATTCAGACCGTGGAGAATCTTCGCAAACGTTTGGTGACCGAAGGGTTCGATACGGCGCTGCACGGGAAACCGCGTTTGAGCGCCCCGCGAGAGAAGACGCTTGACGGAAAGCAAGAAGCGAAAGTGATCGCCTTGCGGTTGGGGAAACCTCCCAAAGGGTTCGCGAGTTGGTCGCTGCGTCTGTTGGCAGACCACGTGGTAGAACTGGGGATCGTGGACTCGATCAGCTACGAAACCGTTCGCCAAACGCTTAAAAAAACGG GCATGACCAATCGCAAGATCCAGTATTGGGTGATTCCACCCGACGCCGACTCCGAATTTGTAGCGTGCATGGAAGAAGTCCTAGATACCTACGAAGAACCGTATGATTCGGACTATCCCGTGGTGTGCATGGACGAACAGCCGGTCCAGCTTCACAAAGAGACGCGAACGCCGATCCCGGCGACCCGCAATCATGCTCGACGCGTCGATTACGAGTATGAACGGTGCGGAACCGCCAGCGTGTTCATGTTCACCGAGCCGCTGGCCGGATGGAGAGAAGTCACCGTGCGTCCAAAGCGAACCAAGGTCGATTGGGCCATCGAAATGGAGGCACTGCTGACGACACGCTACAAAAAGGCGAAGAAGATCATCCTGGTATGTGACAATCTCAATACCCACACCAAAGGCGCCTTCTACGAGGCCTTTAAGCCAGAAAAAGCCCGTGCCTTGGTTCGTCGTATCGAGTTCCGTTACACACCCAAGCATGGAAGTTGGCTCAACGCGGCTGAGAACGAACTCAGTTCAATGACGCGGCAGTGTATCAACGGTCGTCGATTCGCGACGATTGCGCCGCTGAGAAAGGAAACACAGGCGTGGTCCTCACACTCAAACAGAAGACAGCGTGGCGTTGACTGGCAATTCCAAGTCAAAGATGCGAGAACAAAACTAAAATCCCTCTACCCCAAAATCAAAGCCTGA
- a CDS encoding ankyrin repeat domain-containing protein, which translates to MFKLEWHRNGGVVKTFRSATLVNDVQKHAFELRLDDLRKSASKNHDLSGCMLAACSAHAPSPETQTAVIQFLIASGISVNETDKNGVTPLHRAVRFRSLNAVELLIAAGADVNAADRRSQSTPLHRAVTNSGAPATAGKSDVAVSIVQSLLAHGADPNSKNKSGKAPTAYRMGAAMSLAFSQ; encoded by the coding sequence TTGTTCAAACTTGAGTGGCATCGCAACGGCGGTGTCGTAAAAACCTTCCGTTCGGCGACGCTAGTGAATGATGTGCAAAAACACGCGTTTGAGTTGCGACTTGATGATTTGCGAAAATCCGCGTCCAAAAACCACGATCTATCTGGGTGCATGCTGGCTGCTTGCTCAGCCCATGCCCCTTCGCCGGAGACGCAAACTGCGGTGATTCAGTTCTTGATTGCTTCTGGCATTTCCGTAAACGAAACCGACAAGAATGGGGTAACACCTCTGCATCGTGCCGTTCGGTTTCGCAGCCTTAACGCAGTTGAACTCCTCATAGCTGCGGGGGCGGATGTCAACGCAGCCGACCGAAGGTCTCAGTCAACGCCACTCCATCGGGCCGTCACAAATTCAGGTGCGCCTGCGACCGCAGGAAAATCGGATGTGGCTGTTTCAATTGTCCAGTCGTTGTTAGCACATGGTGCTGACCCAAACTCGAAGAACAAATCAGGCAAAGCCCCAACTGCGTATCGGATGGGAGCCGCGATGTCGCTCGCGTTTAGCCAGTAG
- a CDS encoding type II toxin-antitoxin system RelE/ParE family toxin, translated as MPQTDIRLHCRQFPSAALSVVNGIYDKIQLLREHPRMGQRYAPVSDREVCEILYGHYRIPYLIVNDDRIEILGIFHSAMDIDRYLS; from the coding sequence TTGCCTCAAACAGATATACGACTACATTGCCGACAATTCCCCTCCGCTGCGTTGAGTGTCGTCAACGGAATCTATGACAAGATTCAATTGCTTCGCGAACATCCTCGGATGGGTCAGCGGTACGCGCCTGTCTCTGATCGAGAGGTTTGCGAAATCTTGTATGGTCATTATCGAATCCCGTATCTTATCGTCAACGATGATCGAATTGAGATTCTGGGCATTTTCCATAGCGCGATGGACATTGACCGTTACCTGAGCTAG
- a CDS encoding beta-galactosidase, translating to MVTPKSAAHPLCKGLLLRTSWSKLEPRRGRYDFSDIDRQIEVAERSARDPKSLAFSLAISAGLGGGPQGANYPAWLIDEGVETMPIQFRREEGLVPKMWDPLFQKRLKNLADAVSQKFAKDKRLKLVYVPQATANGVEGHFNGNSNAVLARNGLTQDVWVGAVKQAAISFADSFDDCAIAVEVHEVLGSPQIPMRILNELYEDPKYRDQIGAGMWWISGGMKYQPALVEALKKYPGDIYGQIIGNSSQPHRFGDRSGDFTAVYRQAMELDVRYLEAWNFEFDYNTQNQNIENFNKYAHQKYELGVANPPVPTFTKPELTSRGTSRGPRDFQGMRRRPPR from the coding sequence ATGGTCACTCCGAAATCCGCAGCCCATCCACTCTGCAAAGGACTCTTGCTGCGAACATCGTGGAGCAAGTTGGAGCCGCGACGAGGCAGATACGATTTTTCGGACATCGACCGACAGATCGAAGTGGCCGAACGAAGCGCCCGAGATCCAAAGTCGCTCGCGTTCAGCCTCGCCATCTCGGCTGGACTCGGCGGGGGCCCTCAAGGTGCAAACTATCCCGCCTGGCTGATCGACGAAGGAGTCGAGACGATGCCGATCCAATTTCGACGGGAGGAAGGGCTTGTTCCCAAAATGTGGGATCCTCTGTTTCAAAAGAGACTGAAAAATCTAGCGGATGCCGTGAGCCAAAAGTTCGCGAAGGACAAGAGACTGAAACTCGTATATGTTCCTCAAGCGACAGCAAACGGCGTGGAAGGGCACTTCAACGGGAATTCCAATGCCGTGCTGGCAAGAAACGGACTGACGCAGGACGTCTGGGTTGGCGCCGTCAAACAAGCCGCCATCTCCTTCGCCGATTCGTTTGACGATTGTGCGATCGCGGTGGAAGTTCATGAAGTTCTGGGGTCCCCGCAGATTCCGATGAGGATCTTAAACGAACTCTACGAAGACCCAAAATATAGAGATCAAATCGGCGCCGGGATGTGGTGGATCTCGGGAGGGATGAAGTATCAGCCCGCGCTGGTGGAGGCGTTAAAAAAGTATCCCGGAGACATCTATGGTCAGATCATCGGCAACTCCTCCCAGCCACATCGTTTTGGCGATCGATCGGGAGACTTCACCGCAGTCTATCGCCAGGCGATGGAACTGGACGTCCGATATCTCGAAGCCTGGAACTTTGAATTCGACTACAACACCCAAAACCAAAACATCGAGAACTTCAACAAGTACGCCCATCAAAAGTATGAGTTGGGCGTTGCGAATCCTCCGGTCCCGACGTTCACCAAGCCAGAGTTGACCTCCCGTGGAACATCCCGAGGTCCCAGGGATTTCCAAGGAATGCGCCGCCGCCCACCGCGCTGA